From the Leptospira licerasiae serovar Varillal str. VAR 010 genome, one window contains:
- a CDS encoding aminotransferase class V-fold PLP-dependent enzyme produces the protein MKTNPSPDWTKIQHLYPVNREMIWLNNCGTTPANTDTLHAVNEYLQGYAARGGQTEVRRYPTVKKAIRTILAELLGVEAEELSLIHHTNEGIGFISLGLKLKSGDRILLLENEYPSNIYPWEHWKDKGVSISFVPMAETPEGFLENLKSSITPDVKVVSLSAVHWCTGMPFPLEEIGSFLAEKGIEFVLDGAQGVGLLPVRPREMGISYMAFPAWKWLLGPLGLGVLYVAKEKLEGLNFPFKGTGSVVNDEVYLPYREELKGTDRYEISTVNFIDWVYFQSTLEMLHKVGFHNSMERIYELADYLSDKLRDAGWKLASDHFPDFKTGIVVAEKDGLSMENVVSDLKKNGVMCALRLGRVRFSPHIYLAKEQLDRVVDLVSR, from the coding sequence ATGAAAACAAATCCTAGTCCGGATTGGACCAAAATTCAGCATTTATACCCGGTAAATCGGGAGATGATCTGGTTAAACAATTGTGGGACCACTCCTGCAAACACGGACACTTTACATGCAGTCAATGAATACCTGCAAGGTTACGCTGCCAGAGGCGGCCAAACGGAAGTACGTAGATATCCAACGGTTAAAAAAGCGATCCGAACCATTCTCGCCGAATTATTAGGCGTAGAGGCAGAAGAACTTTCTCTAATCCATCATACTAACGAAGGGATCGGATTTATTTCACTCGGTCTGAAACTAAAAAGCGGGGATCGTATCCTTCTTTTGGAAAACGAATATCCTTCTAATATTTATCCTTGGGAACATTGGAAAGACAAAGGAGTTTCTATATCCTTCGTTCCGATGGCTGAAACTCCGGAAGGATTTTTAGAAAACTTAAAATCTTCCATCACTCCTGATGTAAAAGTAGTGAGTCTTTCCGCAGTACATTGGTGCACCGGAATGCCTTTCCCTTTAGAAGAGATCGGAAGTTTTCTGGCGGAGAAAGGAATAGAGTTCGTTTTGGACGGAGCCCAAGGAGTGGGGCTTCTTCCTGTGCGCCCAAGAGAAATGGGAATTTCTTATATGGCATTCCCTGCTTGGAAATGGTTACTCGGACCTTTAGGACTTGGAGTTCTATACGTTGCGAAGGAAAAGTTAGAAGGTCTTAACTTCCCTTTCAAAGGTACAGGTTCCGTTGTAAACGACGAGGTCTACTTGCCTTATAGAGAGGAACTAAAAGGTACGGATCGTTACGAAATTTCCACAGTGAATTTTATAGATTGGGTCTATTTCCAATCCACATTAGAAATGCTTCATAAAGTAGGTTTCCATAATTCTATGGAAAGGATCTATGAGCTGGCGGATTATCTTTCCGACAAGCTTAGAGATGCCGGCTGGAAACTTGCGTCTGACCATTTCCCTGATTTTAAGACTGGGATAGTGGTCGCGGAAAAAGACGGACTTTCCATGGAGAATGTGGTATCCGATCTCAAAAAAAATGGCGTTATGTGCGCACTTCGTTTGGGAAGGGTTCGTTTCTCTCCTCATATTTATCTGGCCAAGGAACAATTGGACAGGGTAGTGGATCTAGTTTCGAGATAA
- a CDS encoding ferritin-like domain-containing protein, with protein MSIKPLKETTFLEAVAAAIQHEKDYFEFYMDTYEKLPPGRTRELFEKLAEEVDEHIKFIQEIYRVAEGAELPNLKQLAAIHKFHQTTIQKIMNKVERTITGSGSKDAHEALELAIREAENSVAFYEKLTTKFEDPNIKLLFSKLMDYSHNYQSLLEAELNTFDQTSSAGGAYFWDEQAEEVAKAVGNSKPIGKSSKGLKPSKPVKKASAKKAVKKAAPKKAKVVAKKKSAPKKAVPKKKAAAKKRK; from the coding sequence ATGAGTATTAAACCTTTAAAAGAAACTACATTTTTGGAAGCTGTTGCAGCTGCGATCCAGCATGAGAAGGACTACTTCGAATTTTACATGGATACGTACGAAAAACTCCCTCCGGGAAGAACTAGGGAATTATTCGAAAAACTCGCAGAGGAAGTGGATGAACATATCAAATTTATCCAAGAGATCTATAGAGTGGCGGAAGGCGCAGAACTTCCGAACTTAAAACAATTAGCCGCAATCCATAAATTCCACCAGACTACTATCCAAAAGATCATGAATAAGGTGGAACGTACAATCACAGGCTCCGGTTCTAAAGACGCTCACGAGGCGCTTGAGCTTGCGATCAGAGAAGCAGAGAATTCAGTGGCATTTTACGAAAAGCTCACCACTAAATTCGAAGATCCGAATATTAAACTATTGTTTTCGAAACTAATGGATTATAGCCATAACTACCAGTCTTTGCTGGAAGCCGAGTTGAACACATTCGATCAGACTAGCTCCGCAGGAGGAGCGTACTTCTGGGACGAACAAGCGGAAGAAGTAGCAAAGGCAGTCGGAAATTCCAAGCCTATCGGTAAGTCATCTAAAGGATTAAAACCTTCTAAACCTGTCAAAAAAGCCTCCGCTAAAAAAGCTGTGAAGAAGGCGGCTCCTAAAAAAGCAAAGGTAGTCGCCAAGAAAAAGTCCGCCCCTAAAAAAGCGGTACCTAAGAAAAAGGCAGCGGCCAAAAAGAGAAAGTAA